The Proteus sp. ZN5 genome includes the window ATGACAGAATTGAAATGTTATTGCATCGCCAGCGATTGATCCGCCGTCCTACAAACAGTTATCAAAGTGACTATATTGGGCGCCCCATTATGATCCAACGAAATGACAGTACGTTAGGTCTGTTTAATGGTGATATTGGCATTATGCTCAATAATGATGAAGGTGAAATGAAAGCTTTTTTCCAACTACCTGATGGAAAATTGAAAGCGATCCAACCTAGCCGATTACCACAACATGAAACTGCGTATGTAATGACAGTGCATAAATCACAAGGTTCTGAATTTACCCATACAGCATTAGTACTGCCTGATAAATTTTCACCTGTTGTTAGTCGTGAATTATTGTATACCGCATTAACGCGCGCTAAACAGAAGCTTTCTCTTTATGCTTCGGAGTCTATGGTGAAAATGGCAATACAAACACGTATTCAACGTCGAAGTGGATTAATTGATAAGTTACGTTATTAGTCATTAATTGATAATGAAAATAAAAATAATAAAAGACAGGCATTGAGAGGGATACCTGTCTTTTTTTATATTTGGTAATTACTCTTTATGTAAATCTAAAATCAAAATTTTAGAACGGCGCTGGTAATTATAAAGTGCTTGTTTTTCAATCGGTAGCTTATCTATTTCAGCCGGTTCAAATCCTTTTTCTTGAAACCAGTGTATGCTACGAGTTGTCAAAACAAACAGCTTTTCTAACCCTAATTGCTTAGCATGTGCTGAAATACGCTGTAGTAAAACTTCACCACGACAAGAGCTGCGATAATCAGGGTGTACTGCAACACAAGCCATTTCACCAATTCTTTCTGATGGATAAGGATAGAGTGCTGCGCATGCAATAGTCATATTATCGCGTTCAATAATGGTGAATTGGTCAATTTCAATTTCCAATTGCTCTCTTGAACGTCTGACTAAAATACCTTGTTGTTCTAATGGGCGAATAAGTTCGAGTATGCCACCAATATCATTAATATTCGCTCTACGAACTTTCTCTGCACTCTCCATAACGATTTGAGTACCAATACCATCACGAGAGAATAATTCTTGAATAAGAGCACCATCAGATTGATAACTTAGTAAGTGGCTGCGTTCTACACCACGACGGCAGGCTTTAACTGCTCCTCGTAAGAATCTTACTGTACCTGAATGGTAATCACCTTCCGTTTGTAGCTCTCGAATTTTATCTTCAGCTTGATTAGGTAATAGTTCAGAAACAATGTGGCCTTCCTCATCGACAACACCTTGGAATGAACAAAAACCAATTAACTTTTGTGCTTTAAGCTTTATAGCAAGCTGTGTTGCGACTTCTTCTGAAGTGAGATTAAAACTTTCACCTGTCACAGATACCGCAACTGGGCCAATTAATACAATGGCATTACTGTCTAATTGGCGATGAATAGCTTCTTCATCGATACGACGGATTTTTCCGCTATGGCAATAATCAACACCATCATCAACCCCTAATGGTTGAGCAATCACAAAATTGCCACTGACAACATTAATATGCGCGCCTTGTAATGGCGTATTGCTTAAACTCATTGATAGGCGAGCCGTAATATCGAGTTGTAATGTACCCGCAGCTTGTTTAACAACTTCCAAGGTTTTGCTATCTGTAATGCGCGTATATTTATGATAAATCGGCGATACCTTTTGCACCTCAAGAGCAGTATCTATTTGTGGGCGAGCACCATAAACAACCACTAAACGAATACCTAGGCTGTGTAGCAACCCAATATCGTTAATGATAGATGGGAAGTTTTCGTGAGCAATGGCTTCACCACCCAACATAATGACAAATGTTTTGCCTCTATGTGCATTAATATACGGAACCGAGTGGCGGAATCCATCGACCAATTCGGTGCTACGCTCTTTCATAAAACCCTCTCAAGTGAATTTTTATTCGCATTTAATGTATTTTTATTCTTTTTAGAGGGAAATGGCAAGTAAAATCCTATCTTATTGTTTTCCCTGAAGGCAGAATATTCGTGTAAAAGTGAGTAATTGTGCTGTTTTTAAGTGACAGTGAAGTGTGGATTGGGTAAAGTTTTTCGTTCTTAACTTTTTTTATCTCTTTTTAGAGTTTATTGACGTTAATCGTTTTTTTGGAATATTTTCATGAGTCATTCTGAGCACAATCAAACTCGTCGTCGTCTTGTTAAAGGAATTGGCGCGTTATTATTGTTAAGTGTTAGTCCTGTTGGCCTTGCTGCCACAGCATCTATTGTTGCTGTGAGGGTTTGGCCTGCCTCGACTTATACTCGCGTGACTATAGAATCCAGTACGCCACTGAAATATCGTCAGTTTGCATTATCAAATCCTGAACGTATTGTGGTGGATTTAGAAGGTATTCAACTTAATAGCGTACTGAAAGGTGTCGCTAATCAGGTTCAGACTAGCGATCCCTATTTAAAACTTATTCGCGTTGGTCAAAATACACCTAAAACAGTACGACTGGTATTTGAAGTAAAAACGCCTGTACAACCGCAAATGTTTACGCTTAAACCTGTGGCTGAATTTAAAAACCGTTTAGTGTTAGATTTCTACCCAAGCCATGGTGCTGACACGGAAGACGATCCTCTTTTAGCGCTATTACGTGAATATAACGACGGTGATTTACAACAAGCTGTACCAGCACAAACCGACACACGCAAACCGGGTAGAGCTGGGCGAGATAGACCCATTATTATCATGATCGATCCTGGTCATGGTGGGGAAGATCCGGGTGCAATTGGTAAGTATAAAACACGTGAAAAAGATGTGGTTTTACAAATTGCTCGTCGCTTAAGAACGCTTATTGATAAAGACGCCAAAATGAAGGCGTATATGACACGTAATGAAGATGTGTTTATTCCATTGACAGTACGTGTTGCTAAAGCGAGAAAAATGCAGGCAGATTTATTTGTTTCTATTCATG containing:
- the argA gene encoding amino-acid N-acetyltransferase — translated: MKERSTELVDGFRHSVPYINAHRGKTFVIMLGGEAIAHENFPSIINDIGLLHSLGIRLVVVYGARPQIDTALEVQKVSPIYHKYTRITDSKTLEVVKQAAGTLQLDITARLSMSLSNTPLQGAHINVVSGNFVIAQPLGVDDGVDYCHSGKIRRIDEEAIHRQLDSNAIVLIGPVAVSVTGESFNLTSEEVATQLAIKLKAQKLIGFCSFQGVVDEEGHIVSELLPNQAEDKIRELQTEGDYHSGTVRFLRGAVKACRRGVERSHLLSYQSDGALIQELFSRDGIGTQIVMESAEKVRRANINDIGGILELIRPLEQQGILVRRSREQLEIEIDQFTIIERDNMTIACAALYPYPSERIGEMACVAVHPDYRSSCRGEVLLQRISAHAKQLGLEKLFVLTTRSIHWFQEKGFEPAEIDKLPIEKQALYNYQRRSKILILDLHKE
- the amiC gene encoding N-acetylmuramoyl-L-alanine amidase AmiC; this translates as MSHSEHNQTRRRLVKGIGALLLLSVSPVGLAATASIVAVRVWPASTYTRVTIESSTPLKYRQFALSNPERIVVDLEGIQLNSVLKGVANQVQTSDPYLKLIRVGQNTPKTVRLVFEVKTPVQPQMFTLKPVAEFKNRLVLDFYPSHGADTEDDPLLALLREYNDGDLQQAVPAQTDTRKPGRAGRDRPIIIMIDPGHGGEDPGAIGKYKTREKDVVLQIARRLRTLIDKDAKMKAYMTRNEDVFIPLTVRVAKARKMQADLFVSIHADAFTNRSARGSSVFALSKTGATSNTARYLAQTQNESDLIGGVSKSGDRYVDHAMLDLVQTATINDSLKFGSEVLKLLGGINKLHKNKVDQAGFAVLKAPEIPSILVETAFISNIEEEKKLKTAKFQQQIAESIFKGIKAYFANGGELTLADRS